The Aspergillus oryzae RIB40 DNA, chromosome 5 genome segment ACCTTTGTTTTGTTCGTGTATTCTGTTGCTGGTTTTCAGTTGCTGTGCTGCTTGTCTCATTGTTAGTGTATACTTGACCTTTGTCGTTTTCTCTCGTCTTTTAattgttctttgttgattTCCGTACTATTCGTGTACGTGTAGTACTCCATGTTTAATTTAATTTCACTACAATACTCGAATACATTCACAGAGGCTCATCGCGGCCACTACGCAACAACGGGTTCAGAATTCCTGTTACAATCCTGAGTATCTAATATTTCTGTATTTGTACATAGGAAATCAGTATGAATATTAGGGAATTTGTGtagtttatatatttatctataaAGTCTGCATTCTTAAAAATAACAAAGGTTACTGTGAACTGGCTCTGTAtcacatacatagtacattGTGCCGCTAGCCTGGAGATATAAATCTATAATTAATTTTAGAAATAGTGGCCCCTAAATCTAGGCACTACAACCCCTAAAGGCTAAAATCTAGGCACAGTGGACCGCAGGTCAGAGAGACCTAAATCCAGCGGATTTTGGGTCGGGTCCGGGTTAGCTTATCAAAAACCCACCCGAATGCAACTCTAATCATGAAGCAAAAGATAATTCCCGACCAGGGAATATTATAGCCTGTATCCAAGTGGCTGTAGTTCTATCAAGGAAATTTAGACACATCCGAccgagaaacagaaacaaagacgCGATTCAACCCGTCGGAGATTGGCAGTGGAATCTCAGGAAAGATCGACAGCTCAGCCACGTTGCCGGGCAGTGGTGATGGAGCGAGGAAGCCACATTTACTTATTTTTGCTATAAAAGGCAAAGGTATAATAATTCCAGACCCTCGCAAGTGACACCCGCTCACGTGGCCAAGGGACCTTTGCTCGCGTCACCACTCAGTCTGGGATTCGCTCTCAACACCCGCGACGAATCATCACGCACGATCCCATCCGTCCCAAGATTCCCCGGATGAGTTGTCCTCCAATCTCATCATGCCCAGACCACCCTCCAAGCCCTTAGCGCTTCCGATCCCAAGGCTCCATTGTCGAGCTGCGTCGGCGATTCGCAACGATCAATGAAGTCGGCCAAGATACTAACGTCTGGTTCCCAATAATATGTCAGGAGCGCAATGGCAACCCCTCACTGCCCTTCGCCTCGTACCTTGCCTCTCCCGCGGCTAGAGCTGGAGTATAAGTGGCTCTCTCGATATCCCTGGAATCTGTCTGGATTGGATCGTTATTCACTTTGATCgttcctctttcctcttcagccaCTTCCGCTCCTATTCATCCCATCCTAGTCTGGCATTTCCAGTGAGATCTAGGACATACactctccattcttttcaTCTACTCTTTTGAATGGGCATTGAAACGTCTCCACCCGATGTCGAAGAATCGACGGAGCCTCCTATATGTCCTTATCCGAAGGAATCTAAGTCGCACCTAAATAATCATCCCAGCGATGTAAAATCGGATCTCGAGACTGAACACGGGACACCGGAGCACAGTCCGACTTCATTCGAATCCGCGTCCAACACCTCCACTCGCCAACAGGATTTTCGTAGTTCGTTACAATATGCTCACACTATCGACCCAGAGCACTTGGCTGTCATtcttgatgttgatgttcgGTAAGCTTTCTATAGGGCTACAAGGAATGTCAAGCAACATATTGACAAGGCACAAGCCATGGCCTTTCCAGTGCCGACTCGGCAACTCGCCTACAGCGAGATGGACCTAACAGGGTCCGAGAAATGGAGGGTTTATCCGTATGGAAAATATTGCTGAGGCAAGTTTCCAACAGTTTGACATTAGTATGATGCCCGCCCACATACCTATTATCTTCTGCGTGTGCAATGTAGGATGCACATTATTCGTTCGTCTAACCACGTAGTATAGGTGCTTTTGATCACCATGGCAATATCCTTTGGTATCGATGACTACATTGAAGGAGGAGTAATAACCGCAGTCATCCTCCTTAATATTGTTGTCGGGTAtgcttctctcttttctacGCTCTTGTAGATATTACTTTTGATATTGCAAATTGCAAGTCGCGGATTGCTCAAGCTAATATTTCCTTATCTAGATTCGTACAAGACTACCGCGCAGAAAAGACAATCATGTCTCTGCAAAGGCTATCTGCACCAGTCTGCAAGGTTCTGCGCGATGGCAGGGTTTCCTCTGCAAAAGCCGAGTCACTGGTAGTTGGCGATATCGTGCAACTAGCGGTGGGTGATATCGTTCCTGCAGATATGAGACTACTTGATGGTATGAATATCTCAGTGGACGAGGCATTGCTGACTGGGGAATCCTTGCCCGTGACCAAAACGCCACATATCACGTTGACCTCGCGTGATATACCGCTTGGTGACAGAACAAACATGGCATATTCCGGCTGCAGCACCACGCAGGGTCGAGCTACAGGTGTCGTTACTGCTACGGGGATGATGACAGAAGTCGGAAAAATAGCTCAGCTACTTCAAGACAAAAGAGATCAAGGCAGTGCTAACCCGTTCGTTCGGGCGTTCCAGAATGTAAAGTCTACGACCAAAAACATTCTAGGGCTCGTCGGGACGCCATTACAGGTGAAACTGAGCAAatttgcccttctcctttttggCCTTGCGGTTCTTCTGGCTCTCATTGTCTTCGCCGTTAATAAGTTCGATGTTCAAGGGGAAGTGTTAATCTACGGGATTTGTGTCGCAGTGGCGGTCGTACCTGAGTCCTTGATTGCAGTGCTTACCATAACCGTCGCAGTGGGTACAAAGGCAATGGCTAAGGGAAATGTTATTGTGCGCAAGCTACAATGCCTTGAGGCTGTTGGTGGGGTCACTAATATATGCTCCGACAAAACTGGCACCCTCACACAAGGCAAAATGATTGCAAGAACTGCTTGGATCCCTCTCGCTGGGACGCTCACAGTCAGCCAAACAACCGACCCGATTGACCCGACGAGCGGGTCCGTTCAGATTGACGAAGTTGACTGGAAGCCGGACGCAGTGCAGGGTAACATAGCACTAACTACCTTTTTGAATGCCATTTCACTCTGTAACCTTTCGACTGTACAAAAGGAACAACAGTCAATGCCATCGGAAAAGGATCCTGAACATGGCGCGCAAGTCAGGTGGACCGCAGTCGGGGAGCCTACTGAAATTGCCCTTCACGTCCTCGCAATGCGATTTGGCCTCGGCAAACCAAATATACTGCAAGACAGTAATTTACAACTTCACACCGAGTACCCATTTGACTCTTCAATCAAGCGGATGACGGTAATTTACCGTAGTCTTGAAACGAGCATGAACGAGGTATATACGAAAGGGGCTCCCGAGGCAGTTATCCCTAGATTGAATAGCAGCGAGATAGAGAAGTCTTCGATCCAAGACACTGCAGACAGAATGGCTGGGGAGGGGCTTCGCGTTCTTTGTGTTGCTTACAAAAAGGTCCCTATTAATAATGAGTCTGAGGTATCCTCGCGTACCACAGCTGAATCAAATTTAAGTTTTGGTGGGCTCGTGGGACTATATGATCCTCCTCGGGTTGAGACTGCAGCAGCGGTGCGGAGATGCCAAATGGCAGGCATCGCTGTACACATGTTGACCGGTGACCATATACGGACAGCGACAGCTATTGCATCGGAAGTTGGTATATTGGACCCCGTTATGGGTGCTAAATCCAGCAGGTTGGTGATGGCAGCGGAGGATTTCGACCGACTTTCCGACATTGACATAGATGCTATCGAGCAGTTACCGCTCGTCATCGCGCGATGCAGTCCAACTACAAAGGTCCGAATGGTGGAGGCAATGCATCGGCGCAATGCGTTCTGCGTCATGACCGGTGATGGAGTCAATGATTCTCCTGCTTTAAAGCGTGCCGACGTGGGGATAGCAATGGGTAAAAACGGAAGCGACGTGGCTAAGGAAGCTGCCGACATGGTTTTGACCGATGACAACTTCTCATCCATTGTAAAAGCAgtggaagagggaagaaggctTTTTGATAATATCCAAAAGGTACACGATACTGTTCTCGATCAGCTTCTATGACTTCTCTAACCGCTGTCACAGTTCCTGATGCACCTACTTATCTCAAATATCGCGCAGGTCGTTCTACTACTCATCGCTCTGGCATTCAAAGATGCAGAGGGAAACTCGAtattccctctctctccccttgaGATCCTGTGGGCCAACCTAGTCACCTCGTCGTTTCTCGCGATAGGACTCGGGCTTGAAGAGGCTCAGCCCGATATAATGTATCGCCCCCCGCATGATCTGAAGGTGGGGGTGTTCACCTGGGAACTTATCACTGACAAAATGATCTACGGAACGTGCATGGGCTCGTTGTGTCTTGTGGCCTTTGTGTGTGTTATTTATGGAAAAGGTAATGGCACCTCTTCGATGGGGCACGATTGTAACGAAGCATGGAATGAAAGTTGTAGAATTGTCTTCCGGGCGCGAGCGACAACATATGCAACTTTGACCTTTTTACTTCTGGTCACGGCCTGGGAGGTGAAGCACTTTTCGCGATCATTATTCAACCTAGATCCCGGCCGATATCCCGGCAAGCTGTCTGTTTTCCATTCCATCTGGCGCAACCGGTTTTTATTCTGGGCAGTGGTCGCTGGGTTCGTGATCGCTTTTCCAGTGATCTACTTGCCAGCAGTAAACCGGATTGTTTTCAAGCACCAGGCAATCGACTGGGAATGGGGCGTTGTATTCGGGTGTGTCGTGGTCTACCTCACGATGGTGGAGATCTGGAAGGCAATGAAGCGAGCCTTCGGTATCGGCAGTGGGAAGAATGCCACTTTGActctggaagatgccgagaCAAGGGCCGGTCTTGTGTCACCGGTCCTGACTCTGACTGCCAACGCTAGTGTGGATGCCAGTGTGGAAATGAAGTAATGTGGAAGAATCTCCTACAGGGGACGAGAGTTTAGGTGCAGGCTGCCTTATGTTCAACCATAGGCAATCTGCAGATCATTTGTTTCCATATCTTTGGTCTCTTTAGGTGTTCAACACGCctatattttctttcaaacGTTCTATCCTTTTGGTTTCCTCGCTTTCGTCGTGTCGTTTGAATTATGCCCGACCCTAGTACAGTCGCTCATTGCTATCCGCACGTTTCTGTTTGTGCGATCAGAATGGAAAACTTGCTGTCCTGCCATAACTTAATTGCCTCGGCGTCCGATTACCGCGTGGAAATCGGGCGCTAATGGGGCCCAGAACCTTAGGCCACCGATCACGACGATCATACGAGAAAGCTTTATAGGTACAAAGCATAACAGAAGTCCTAGACAAATAATGTAGATTGATCTCAAGAGACCATGGAACAACGTATGACAGCGATCGGAGTTTCCTCCCATTTGCTAAAACTATCTCATCAGTCTGAGCATGTTCAGGGTATACGTTACGTATACGACCTCAGTTCACGGTCTCCTGCAGCTCTAGTGGGGTCAATCCTGCATGAGGGCTGACACGAGAAACAGACCCAATCTCACCCCTCACCGTTCTTGtgtttccctcttctcaATTCCTCTCAACCCatcaaacaccaccaatcCACCCAAAATGCGCATCCTCTGCCTCCACGGCCGGGGCACCAGCGCCCAAATCTTCAAATCTCAAACCAGTCTGTAGTCCAACCACCTAAAACAAcctcccaagaagaacacGAAAAGCTAACTGAGAAGACCAGCCTCCTTCCGCTCCCGCCTCAACGACCTCCCCATAACCTTCGACTTCATCGACGCCCCCTACCCCACCACCCCCGCCTCAGGAATCGACCTCTTCTACGAACCCCCCTACTACACCTTCTGGCCCGACGACTCCCCGACCTCCCATCAAAACGCCCGAACCTGGCTCCTCAACCACATCGCCAAAAACGGTCCCTACGACGCCGTCCTCGGCTTCTCCCAAGGCTGCTCCCTAGCAGCCCTAACCCTCCTCCTTCACGCCCATGAATCGCCCCTCACCC includes the following:
- a CDS encoding putative potassium/sodium P-type ATPase (Ca2+ transporting ATPase), whose translation is MGIETSPPDVEESTEPPICPYPKESKSHLNNHPSDVKSDLETEHGTPEHSPTSFESASNTSTRQQDFRSSLQYAHTIDPEHLAVILDVDVRHGLSSADSATRLQRDGPNRVREMEGLSVWKILLRQVSNSLTLVLLITMAISFGIDDYIEGGVITAVILLNIVVGFVQDYRAEKTIMSLQRLSAPVCKVLRDGRVSSAKAESLVVGDIVQLAVGDIVPADMRLLDGMNISVDEALLTGESLPVTKTPHITLTSRDIPLGDRTNMAYSGCSTTQGRATGVVTATGMMTEVGKIAQLLQDKRDQGSANPFVRAFQNVKSTTKNILGLVGTPLQVKLSKFALLLFGLAVLLALIVFAVNKFDVQGEVLIYGICVAVAVVPESLIAVLTITVAVGTKAMAKGNVIVRKLQCLEAVGGVTNICSDKTGTLTQGKMIARTAWIPLAGTLTVSQTTDPIDPTSGSVQIDEVDWKPDAVQGNIALTTFLNAISLCNLSTVQKEQQSMPSEKDPEHGAQVRWTAVGEPTEIALHVLAMRFGLGKPNILQDSNLQLHTEYPFDSSIKRMTVIYRSLETSMNEVYTKGAPEAVIPRLNSSEIEKSSIQDTADRMAGEGLRVLCVAYKKVPINNESEVSSRTTAESNLSFGGLVGLYDPPRVETAAAVRRCQMAGIAVHMLTGDHIRTATAIASEVGILDPVMGAKSSRLVMAAEDFDRLSDIDIDAIEQLPLVIARCSPTTKVRMVEAMHRRNAFCVMTGDGVNDSPALKRADVGIAMGKNGSDVAKEAADMVLTDDNFSSIVKAVEEGRRLFDNIQKVVLLLIALAFKDAEGNSIFPLSPLEILWANLVTSSFLAIGLGLEEAQPDIMYRPPHDLKVGVFTWELITDKMIYGTCMGSLCLVAFVCVIYGKGNGTSSMGHDCNEAWNESCRIVFRARATTYATLTFLLLVTAWEVKHFSRSLFNLDPGRYPGKLSVFHSIWRNRFLFWAVVAGFVIAFPVIYLPAVNRIVFKHQAIDWEWGVVFGCVVVYLTMVEIWKAMKRAFGIGSGKNATLTLEDAETRAGLVSPVLTLTANASVDASVEMK